A part of Kitasatospora acidiphila genomic DNA contains:
- a CDS encoding transglycosylase family protein encodes MPTAGWTPGGSPAGSPTGSPTGSPAPGVTGAPTAPATGRPVPGPANPVASGAADQPSQESADPSGPSDSSDSSGPADSEAASAAGDEAASPSASPSRSAQRPVLDTPRPSAPESSEQPDPEPAGKPAPAGAGSGAVWDRLATCESGGDWRAATGNGYFGGLQILPGTWRTAGGLRYASRPDQATRQQQIEVAEEIRARQGWRAWGGCAQDLGLR; translated from the coding sequence GTGCCCACCGCCGGGTGGACGCCTGGTGGCTCGCCCGCTGGCTCGCCCACCGGTTCGCCCACGGGCTCGCCCGCACCGGGGGTCACGGGGGCGCCCACCGCGCCGGCTACCGGCCGGCCGGTTCCGGGGCCGGCGAACCCGGTCGCCTCGGGGGCTGCCGACCAGCCTTCGCAGGAGTCCGCTGATCCGTCCGGCCCGTCCGATTCGTCTGACTCGTCCGGTCCAGCTGATTCGGAGGCGGCGAGTGCGGCGGGTGACGAGGCGGCGAGCCCTTCTGCGTCTCCCTCCAGGTCCGCCCAGCGGCCCGTCCTGGACACCCCGCGCCCGTCCGCTCCGGAGTCCTCCGAGCAGCCCGATCCCGAGCCCGCGGGCAAGCCCGCCCCGGCCGGGGCTGGGTCGGGTGCCGTCTGGGACCGGCTGGCCACCTGCGAGAGCGGCGGTGACTGGCGTGCCGCGACCGGCAACGGCTACTTCGGCGGGCTGCAGATCCTGCCCGGGACCTGGCGGACGGCCGGCGGGCTCCGCTATGCGTCGCGCCCTGACCAGGCGACTCGGCAGCAGCAGATCGAGGTGGCCGAGGAGATCCGGGCGCGCCAGGGATGGCGGGCGTGGGGTGGCTGCGCCCAGGACCTGGGACTGCGGTGA
- the der gene encoding ribosome biogenesis GTPase Der, whose amino-acid sequence MSNEHIAGHGELDDAEYAEFMALAEGEGFEDGDLDLEAGAHVPLPVLAVVGRPNVGKSTLVNRIIGRREAVVEDRPGVTRDRVQYEATWNGRRFKVVDTGGWEIDVLGIDAMVAAQAELGIETADAVLFVVDATVGATDTDEALVKLIRRSGKPVVLCANKVDGQSTEAEAAYLWSLGLGEPYPVSALHGRGSGDLLDAVLAVLPEAPPQTFGTALGGPRRVALIGRPNVGKSSLLNKVAGEERVVVNELAGTTRDPVDELIELGGKTWKFVDTAGIRRRVHLTAGADFYASLRTSAALEKAEVAVVLIDASETLAEQDTRIISMAVEAGRAVVVAYNKWDQMDEERRYYLEREIEKDLVQVQWAPRVNVSALTGRHMEKLVPAIETALAGWETRIPTAKLNAFLGELVAAHPHPIRGGKQPRILFGTQAGIKPPRFVLFASGFLEAGYRRFIERRLREEFGFTGTPISISVRVREKRKKK is encoded by the coding sequence ATGAGTAACGAGCACATCGCCGGCCACGGCGAGCTTGACGACGCCGAGTACGCCGAGTTCATGGCCCTCGCCGAGGGCGAGGGCTTCGAGGACGGCGACCTCGACCTGGAGGCCGGCGCCCATGTGCCGCTGCCGGTCCTGGCCGTGGTCGGCCGCCCCAACGTCGGCAAGTCGACCCTGGTCAACCGGATCATCGGCCGCCGCGAGGCCGTGGTCGAGGACCGCCCCGGCGTCACCCGCGACCGGGTCCAGTACGAGGCCACCTGGAACGGCCGCCGCTTCAAGGTGGTCGACACCGGCGGTTGGGAGATCGACGTCCTCGGCATCGACGCCATGGTCGCCGCCCAGGCCGAGCTCGGCATCGAGACCGCCGACGCGGTGCTCTTCGTGGTGGACGCCACGGTCGGTGCCACCGACACCGACGAGGCGCTGGTCAAGCTGATCCGCCGCTCCGGCAAGCCGGTGGTGCTCTGCGCCAACAAGGTCGACGGCCAGTCCACCGAGGCCGAGGCCGCCTACCTCTGGTCGCTCGGCCTCGGCGAGCCCTACCCCGTCTCCGCCCTGCACGGCCGCGGCTCCGGTGACCTGCTCGACGCCGTCCTCGCCGTGCTGCCCGAGGCGCCGCCGCAGACCTTCGGCACCGCCCTCGGCGGTCCGCGCCGGGTCGCGCTGATCGGCCGCCCCAACGTCGGCAAGTCCAGCCTGCTCAACAAGGTGGCCGGCGAGGAGCGCGTGGTCGTCAACGAGCTGGCCGGCACCACCCGCGACCCGGTCGACGAGCTGATCGAACTCGGCGGCAAGACCTGGAAGTTCGTCGACACCGCCGGTATCCGCCGCCGGGTGCACCTGACCGCCGGCGCCGACTTCTACGCCTCGCTGCGCACCTCCGCGGCCCTCGAGAAGGCCGAGGTCGCGGTCGTTCTGATCGACGCCAGCGAGACGCTGGCCGAGCAGGACACCCGGATCATCTCGATGGCCGTCGAGGCCGGGCGCGCCGTGGTGGTCGCGTACAACAAGTGGGACCAGATGGACGAGGAGCGCCGCTACTACCTGGAGCGCGAGATCGAGAAGGATCTCGTCCAGGTGCAGTGGGCGCCCCGGGTCAACGTCTCGGCGCTGACCGGCCGGCACATGGAGAAGCTGGTCCCGGCGATCGAGACAGCGCTGGCCGGCTGGGAGACCCGCATCCCGACCGCCAAGCTGAACGCCTTCCTCGGCGAGCTGGTCGCCGCCCACCCGCACCCGATCCGGGGCGGCAAGCAGCCGCGCATCCTGTTCGGCACTCAGGCCGGCATCAAGCCGCCGCGGTTCGTGCTCTTCGCCTCCGGCTTCCTGGAGGCCGGCTACCGGCGGTTCATCGAGCGCCGGCTGCGCGAGGAGTTCGGCTTCACCGGTACGCCGATCTCGATCTCGGTGCGGGTGCGGGAGAAGCGCAAGAAGAAGTAG
- a CDS encoding LysM peptidoglycan-binding domain-containing protein: MSFRNENAAATTADAGQKKRNWARLAVLGGAVAALPVAGLVTATTASAASTATWNAVAQCESTGNWSINTGNGFYGGLQFTSSTWAAYGGTQYAPQANLATPSQQIAIAEKVLADQGPGAWPVCSVKAGLTAGGAPAQVDTSAPAASTKSAPAPAAPAQQQAPVKQNTAPAPQSAKPAAPVAPKSDNGYHGHKAATGNGGSYTVKSGDTLSAIAAAHGTDWHALYQKNASVIGGNPNLIFPGQVLSF; encoded by the coding sequence ATGTCTTTCCGTAACGAGAACGCCGCTGCCACCACCGCCGATGCGGGCCAGAAGAAGCGCAACTGGGCCCGGCTGGCTGTCCTGGGTGGCGCTGTCGCCGCCCTCCCGGTGGCGGGCCTCGTCACGGCCACCACGGCCTCCGCCGCTTCGACCGCCACCTGGAACGCCGTCGCCCAGTGCGAGAGCACCGGCAACTGGAGCATCAACACCGGCAACGGCTTCTACGGCGGCCTGCAGTTCACCTCCTCCACCTGGGCGGCGTACGGCGGTACCCAGTACGCCCCGCAGGCCAACCTGGCCACCCCGTCGCAGCAGATCGCGATCGCCGAGAAGGTGCTCGCCGACCAGGGCCCCGGCGCCTGGCCGGTCTGCTCCGTCAAGGCGGGCCTGACCGCCGGCGGTGCCCCCGCGCAGGTCGACACCTCCGCCCCGGCCGCCAGCACCAAGAGCGCCCCGGCCCCGGCCGCCCCCGCGCAGCAGCAGGCCCCGGTCAAGCAGAACACCGCCCCGGCCCCGCAGTCCGCGAAGCCGGCCGCCCCGGTCGCGCCGAAGTCGGACAACGGCTACCACGGCCACAAGGCCGCCACGGGCAACGGTGGCAGCTACACCGTCAAGAGCGGTGACACCCTGAGCGCCATCGCCGCTGCCCACGGCACCGACTGGCACGCCCTGTACCAGAAGAACGCCTCGGTCATCGGTGGCAACCCGAACCTGATCTTCCCGGGCCAGGTCCTCTCCTTCTGA
- a CDS encoding site-specific integrase, which translates to MNLTDPQRGRVYRRCGCRDTDGRQYGAHCPKLNTVPDHGSWAYAVDIPSLTGKRETRRRSGFPDQTTALTALQNFLLAERTGIAVDEALTVADYLREWLLSKQEFLKATTYAGYHRHVHHDLIPAFGPLPLTGLRDRHVTTWSRRQLAAGRGRPTVHRCCAILSTAMNAAVNADLLASNPARTAALRRPAAPERLCWTPQQASAFLHHNAETYNDVYADIFEVILGTGMRRGEVLGLHWPDIHFQQRVLFIRWTLASVNNARLHLQAPKTLSSRSWVSLSPRVTAALRRQAARHRSTHPDQPRLQGMAFTRPDGKPINPERLLHTLRQRSAEIGLPKIGLHDLRHTAATIMISSQVPLAVVSKTLRHSTLATTVNIYGHLLPQAAREAVTALADALDHADLPREIN; encoded by the coding sequence GTGAACCTGACCGATCCTCAGCGCGGACGCGTCTACCGGCGCTGCGGCTGCCGTGACACAGACGGCCGCCAGTACGGAGCCCACTGCCCGAAACTGAACACCGTCCCCGACCACGGCAGTTGGGCCTACGCCGTGGACATACCCTCCCTGACCGGCAAGCGTGAGACCCGGCGCCGCAGCGGCTTCCCCGACCAGACCACAGCCCTCACCGCTCTGCAGAACTTCCTGCTGGCCGAGCGCACCGGCATCGCGGTGGACGAGGCCCTGACCGTCGCCGACTACCTGAGGGAGTGGCTGCTCTCCAAGCAGGAGTTCCTCAAGGCCACCACCTATGCCGGCTACCACCGCCACGTCCACCACGACCTCATACCGGCCTTCGGCCCCCTACCCCTGACCGGCTTGCGCGACCGGCACGTCACTACCTGGTCCCGCCGACAGCTGGCCGCAGGCCGCGGACGCCCCACCGTCCACCGCTGCTGCGCCATCCTGTCCACCGCCATGAACGCCGCGGTCAACGCCGACCTGCTGGCCAGCAACCCTGCCCGCACCGCCGCGCTGAGGCGACCCGCCGCACCCGAGCGGCTGTGCTGGACCCCGCAGCAAGCCTCCGCCTTCCTGCACCACAATGCCGAGACCTACAACGACGTCTACGCCGACATCTTCGAGGTCATCCTCGGCACCGGCATGCGTCGCGGCGAAGTCCTGGGCCTGCACTGGCCCGACATCCACTTCCAGCAACGCGTCCTGTTCATACGCTGGACCCTCGCCTCAGTGAACAACGCCCGCCTACACCTCCAAGCACCCAAGACCCTCTCAAGTCGCAGCTGGGTCAGCCTCTCCCCTCGCGTCACGGCCGCTCTACGCCGCCAAGCCGCCCGCCACCGCAGCACGCACCCCGACCAGCCCCGCCTGCAGGGCATGGCCTTCACCCGCCCCGACGGCAAACCCATCAACCCCGAGCGCCTCCTGCACACCCTGCGCCAACGCTCGGCCGAGATCGGCCTACCCAAGATCGGCCTTCACGACCTCAGACACACCGCCGCCACCATCATGATCAGCTCCCAGGTACCCCTCGCCGTTGTCTCCAAGACCCTGCGCCACTCCACCCTGGCCACCACCGTCAACATCTACGGCCACCTACTCCCCCAAGCCGCCCGAGAAGCCGTCACCGCCCTCGCCGACGCGCTCGACCATGCAGACCTCCCCCGCGAGATCAACTGA
- a CDS encoding ribokinase, protein MADTVDHAVVVVGSVNLDQVIEVGALPRPGETVRGGPVLRLGGGKGANQAVAVARLGASVALVGAVGSDADSARLREELAAEGVAVDRLASVPGPPGQAIVLVDAAAENCIVVSPGANAAVGPAEVTVAREPLARAAVVLAQLEIGLPAVLTAARLTRGTFILNPAPAPTADGLPEELWGLIGVLVPNRTELASLSSMSAPTSSVTEPMSSAAEPTDSVTEPTGSVTEPPAPMTEPAFAELVRQASALPCERVVVTLGADGALVREGSAIELIPAPTTHAVDTTGAGDTFCGALAVALAEGRPLAAAAGFAVRAAALSVTRTGARTAMPTRAALDTADGS, encoded by the coding sequence GTGGCCGATACCGTGGATCATGCAGTCGTGGTGGTGGGGAGCGTCAACCTCGACCAGGTGATCGAGGTCGGGGCGCTGCCCCGGCCCGGGGAGACCGTGCGGGGCGGGCCGGTGCTGCGCCTCGGTGGGGGCAAGGGGGCGAACCAGGCGGTGGCCGTGGCTCGCCTGGGCGCCTCGGTGGCGCTCGTCGGCGCGGTCGGCTCCGATGCGGACAGCGCCCGGTTGCGCGAGGAGTTGGCTGCCGAGGGAGTCGCCGTCGATCGGCTCGCCTCGGTGCCCGGCCCGCCCGGGCAGGCGATCGTGCTGGTCGATGCGGCGGCCGAGAACTGCATCGTGGTCTCGCCCGGGGCCAACGCCGCTGTCGGGCCGGCCGAGGTGACGGTGGCCCGCGAACCCCTCGCCCGGGCGGCCGTGGTGCTGGCGCAGCTGGAGATCGGACTCCCCGCCGTGCTCACCGCCGCCCGGCTGACTCGGGGCACCTTCATCCTCAATCCCGCCCCCGCCCCGACCGCCGACGGGCTCCCGGAGGAGCTGTGGGGCCTGATCGGCGTGCTGGTGCCGAACCGAACCGAGCTGGCCAGCCTGAGTTCGATGAGCGCACCTACGAGTTCAGTCACTGAACCTATGAGTTCGGCCGCTGAACCCACGGATTCGGTCACTGAACCTACGGGTTCGGTCACTGAACCACCGGCTCCGATGACCGAACCCGCCTTCGCCGAGCTGGTGCGCCAGGCGTCAGCCCTGCCCTGTGAGCGCGTGGTGGTCACCCTCGGCGCCGACGGCGCCCTGGTCCGTGAAGGTTCGGCCATCGAACTGATCCCGGCGCCGACCACGCACGCGGTGGACACCACGGGCGCCGGGGACACCTTCTGCGGCGCCCTCGCGGTGGCGCTCGCCGAGGGCCGCCCGCTGGCAGCGGCGGCCGGGTTCGCGGTGCGGGCCGCCGCGCTCAGCGTCACCAGGACCGGTGCGCGCACGGCCATGCCGACCCGGGCGGCCCTCGACACCGCAGACGGATCATGA
- a CDS encoding DUF1684 domain-containing protein codes for MTIDAEEWQHWTEARAASVSAPHGVLALTGTHWLTAEPGAIPGIPGRWSVTPEGVRVVAAAADGLRAGDAALDGAVVLPPDTHPGAGTARYGDQLLVPIEREGELALRIFDPEAENRTTFAGIAVFPYAPEWSVPAVFTAYESGDRTVTVPNVDGRDRPMPVAGQITFQLGGEPYSLTVSRAGGEGTALAGVIADASSGTDTYRFRFITLPEPDRDGRTVLDLNRAFLPPCAFSDHFMCPFPPPGNRLPIAVRAGEKSVLRGGPTHSRDGELDIAD; via the coding sequence ATGACCATCGATGCCGAGGAGTGGCAGCACTGGACCGAGGCCCGTGCCGCCAGCGTCAGCGCCCCACACGGTGTGCTCGCACTGACCGGCACCCATTGGCTGACGGCTGAGCCGGGTGCGATCCCCGGGATTCCGGGTCGGTGGTCGGTGACGCCGGAGGGGGTGCGCGTGGTGGCCGCCGCCGCGGACGGCCTGCGGGCCGGCGATGCCGCGCTGGACGGCGCCGTGGTGCTGCCCCCCGACACCCACCCGGGAGCCGGTACCGCCCGCTACGGCGACCAACTGCTGGTCCCGATCGAGCGGGAGGGCGAGCTCGCCCTGCGCATCTTCGACCCCGAGGCGGAGAACCGGACCACCTTCGCGGGCATCGCGGTCTTCCCGTACGCGCCCGAGTGGTCGGTCCCCGCCGTCTTCACCGCCTACGAGAGCGGCGACCGCACGGTGACCGTCCCCAACGTGGACGGCCGGGACCGCCCGATGCCCGTGGCCGGGCAGATCACCTTCCAGCTGGGCGGTGAGCCCTACAGTCTGACGGTCAGTCGGGCCGGCGGCGAGGGGACCGCGCTGGCCGGTGTGATCGCCGACGCCAGCAGCGGCACGGACACCTACCGGTTCCGCTTCATCACGCTGCCCGAGCCGGATCGCGACGGCCGTACCGTGCTCGACCTGAACCGCGCCTTCCTACCGCCCTGCGCCTTCTCCGACCACTTCATGTGCCCGTTCCCGCCGCCGGGCAACCGGTTGCCGATCGCGGTCCGCGCCGGCGAGAAGTCGGTCCTGCGGGGTGGGCCCACGCACAGTCGCGACGGCGAGTTGGACATCGCGGACTGA
- a CDS encoding MFS transporter: MSTNHPTNATLEPPPATPRRRVLADLTPLRSSADYRRVWFGQSVSSIGQQMTAVAVAVQVYALTGSAFATGVVGLCSLIPLVGFGLYGGAVADRVDRRKLGLIGSAGLAAVSAVLSVQALLGLHQVGVLYAAVALQGGFFAISGPARSAMIPRLLPPEQLPAANALNTVSMNLGMTVGPMLGGLLIASYGAQAAYLTDTVAFAAVLYAMWRLPELRPTGTPGARASVLDGLRFLREQPNLRTSFLADLAAMIFGLPRSLFPALAASSYGGHAGTVGLLVAAPAVGALSGALFSGWISHIHRHGLAVLAAVAAWGLSIAGFGLTAGHLWVGLLLLAVAGCADTVSMIFRNTMMQVAAPDEMRGRLQGIFIVVVAGGPRLGDFESGSVAALTSPVTSVITGGLACLACVLLLAARRPAFLRYDARHPTP, encoded by the coding sequence GTGTCGACCAATCATCCAACCAATGCCACCCTGGAGCCCCCGCCCGCGACCCCGCGCCGCCGGGTTCTCGCCGACCTGACCCCGCTGCGCTCCAGCGCCGACTACCGGCGGGTCTGGTTCGGCCAGTCGGTCTCCTCGATCGGCCAGCAGATGACCGCCGTCGCGGTCGCCGTCCAGGTCTACGCACTCACCGGCTCGGCCTTCGCCACCGGGGTGGTCGGCCTCTGCTCGCTGATCCCCCTGGTCGGCTTCGGCCTCTACGGCGGAGCCGTCGCCGACCGGGTCGACCGGCGCAAGCTCGGCCTGATCGGCTCGGCCGGGCTCGCCGCCGTCTCCGCCGTGCTGTCCGTCCAGGCACTGCTGGGCCTGCACCAGGTCGGCGTGCTCTACGCCGCCGTGGCCCTGCAAGGCGGATTCTTCGCCATCTCCGGCCCGGCCCGGTCCGCGATGATCCCCCGCCTGCTGCCGCCGGAGCAGCTGCCCGCCGCCAACGCCCTCAACACGGTCAGCATGAACCTCGGCATGACGGTCGGCCCGATGCTCGGCGGCCTGCTGATCGCCTCCTACGGCGCCCAAGCTGCCTACCTGACCGACACCGTCGCCTTCGCCGCCGTGCTCTACGCGATGTGGCGACTCCCCGAACTCCGCCCGACCGGCACCCCCGGAGCCCGGGCGTCCGTCCTGGACGGCCTGCGCTTCCTGCGCGAGCAGCCCAACCTGCGCACCAGCTTCCTGGCCGACCTCGCCGCGATGATCTTCGGCCTGCCCCGCTCGCTCTTCCCCGCCCTCGCCGCCTCCAGCTACGGCGGCCACGCCGGCACGGTCGGCCTGCTGGTCGCCGCCCCCGCCGTCGGCGCCCTCAGCGGCGCCCTGTTCTCCGGCTGGATCTCCCACATCCACCGCCACGGCCTGGCCGTCCTGGCTGCCGTCGCCGCCTGGGGCCTGTCCATCGCCGGCTTCGGCCTGACCGCCGGCCACCTCTGGGTCGGCCTGCTGCTGCTCGCCGTCGCGGGCTGCGCGGACACCGTGAGCATGATCTTCCGCAACACCATGATGCAGGTGGCCGCCCCCGACGAGATGCGAGGCCGCCTCCAGGGCATCTTCATCGTGGTGGTCGCCGGCGGCCCCCGCCTCGGCGACTTCGAGTCCGGCAGCGTCGCCGCCCTGACCTCGCCCGTCACCTCCGTGATCACCGGAGGCCTGGCCTGCCTCGCCTGCGTCCTCCTCCTCGCCGCCCGCCGCCCCGCCTTCCTCCGCTACGACGCCCGCCACCCGACCCCCTGA
- the cmk gene encoding (d)CMP kinase, whose protein sequence is MDTAGRANAPVVVAIDGPSGSGKSTVSRAVAARLGLSFLDTGAMYRAMTWWMLTNGVDTADAEAVAIACGKPVIVSGTDADGPTITVDGVDVSGPIRGPEVTAQVSAVSAVPAVRTRLVELQRDCAGLAPRGIVAEGRDMGTVVFPDATAKIFLTASADARAERRAAELRGKGVDEATIAAMAADLVRRDTADSSRSTSPLTQAEDAVLVDTSALTLDQVIDAVVELVAERAEGLTAA, encoded by the coding sequence GTGGACACTGCCGGCCGAGCGAACGCCCCGGTCGTCGTCGCCATCGACGGACCCTCCGGCTCCGGCAAGTCGACCGTCTCCCGTGCGGTCGCGGCCCGGCTGGGCCTCAGCTTCCTGGACACCGGTGCCATGTACCGGGCGATGACCTGGTGGATGCTGACCAACGGGGTCGACACCGCTGACGCCGAGGCCGTCGCGATCGCCTGCGGCAAGCCGGTGATCGTCTCCGGCACCGACGCCGACGGTCCCACCATCACGGTCGACGGCGTCGACGTCTCCGGCCCGATCCGCGGCCCCGAGGTGACCGCCCAGGTCAGCGCCGTCTCGGCGGTGCCGGCGGTGCGGACCCGCCTGGTCGAGCTGCAGCGAGACTGCGCCGGGCTCGCCCCGCGCGGGATCGTGGCCGAGGGCCGGGACATGGGCACCGTGGTCTTCCCGGACGCCACCGCGAAGATCTTCCTCACCGCCTCCGCCGACGCCCGGGCCGAGCGCCGGGCCGCCGAGCTGCGGGGCAAGGGCGTGGACGAGGCGACGATCGCCGCGATGGCCGCCGACCTGGTCCGCCGCGACACCGCCGACTCCTCCCGCAGCACCTCGCCGCTGACCCAGGCCGAGGACGCCGTGCTGGTCGACACCAGCGCCCTGACCCTCGACCAGGTGATCGACGCCGTGGTCGAGCTGGTCGCCGAGCGTGCCGAGGGCCTGACCGCGGCGTAG
- a CDS encoding acyl-CoA thioesterase — protein MGTPVDHLVDLLDLEQIELNIFRGRSPEESLQRTFGGQVAGQALVAAGRTVGDDRPVHSLHAYFLRPGVPGVPIVYQVDRIRDGRSFTTRRVLAIQQGRSIFALTADFHRPEPGGIEHQVPMPDVAPPEALPSALEEVGDRLGELPPFISRRQPFDIRYVERLRWTPEELADVKARSGVWLRTNGKLPDDPLIHVCALTYASDMTLLDSVRAPVEPLWGQRNFDMASLDHAMWFHRPFRADEWLLYQQESPIAHGARGLARGEIFDHNGQLVVSVVQEGLFRPLVDRS, from the coding sequence ATGGGAACGCCTGTTGATCACCTGGTCGATCTGCTGGACTTGGAGCAGATCGAGCTCAACATCTTTCGAGGGCGCAGCCCCGAGGAGTCGTTGCAGCGCACCTTCGGCGGGCAGGTGGCTGGTCAGGCGCTGGTCGCCGCCGGCCGCACGGTGGGGGACGACCGCCCGGTCCATTCGCTGCACGCCTACTTCCTGCGCCCCGGCGTCCCCGGTGTCCCGATCGTCTACCAGGTCGACCGGATCCGGGACGGCCGTTCGTTCACCACGCGTCGGGTGCTCGCCATCCAGCAGGGCCGCAGCATCTTCGCGCTGACCGCGGACTTCCACCGCCCCGAGCCCGGCGGCATCGAGCACCAGGTCCCGATGCCGGACGTCGCCCCGCCCGAGGCCTTGCCCAGCGCCCTGGAGGAGGTCGGCGACCGCCTCGGCGAGCTGCCGCCCTTCATCAGTCGCCGCCAGCCGTTCGACATCCGCTACGTCGAGCGGCTTCGCTGGACCCCGGAGGAGCTGGCCGACGTCAAGGCGCGCAGCGGGGTCTGGCTCCGGACCAACGGCAAGCTGCCCGACGATCCGCTGATCCACGTCTGCGCCCTCACCTACGCCAGCGACATGACGCTGCTGGATTCGGTGCGAGCCCCCGTGGAGCCGCTCTGGGGCCAGCGGAACTTCGACATGGCCTCGCTCGACCATGCGATGTGGTTCCACCGCCCGTTCCGCGCCGACGAGTGGCTGCTCTACCAGCAGGAGTCGCCGATCGCACACGGCGCCCGCGGCCTGGCGCGCGGTGAGATCTTCGACCACAACGGTCAGCTGGTCGTGTCCGTGGTGCAGGAGGGCCTGTTCCGTCCGCTGGTCGACAGGAGCTGA
- a CDS encoding alpha-ketoglutarate-dependent dioxygenase AlkB family protein, translated as MTGELFPRPSRELAPGAVLLPDWLDLTQQRELVAACREWARPPAGLRRVRLPGGAEMSVRQVCLGWHWAVVPRCPTCGVARKAAEGCPRHWFPYAYLRTTADGDGAPVKPFPAPLGVLARRAVAAAYGPRVAQIPGALDYAPDVALVNHYGEGARMGLHQDLEERTDAPVVSLSLGDSCVFRLGNSSTRNRPWTDVELRSGDLLVFGGPARYAYHGVLRTLPGTADPVLGLSGRLNITVRCTGLAD; from the coding sequence ATGACCGGCGAACTGTTCCCGCGCCCGAGCCGCGAGCTCGCCCCCGGTGCGGTACTGCTGCCCGACTGGCTCGACCTGACGCAGCAACGGGAACTTGTCGCCGCCTGCCGGGAGTGGGCCAGGCCGCCCGCCGGACTGCGCCGGGTGCGGCTGCCCGGCGGCGCCGAGATGTCGGTCCGCCAGGTCTGCCTCGGCTGGCACTGGGCGGTTGTCCCGCGCTGCCCGACCTGCGGTGTCGCCCGCAAGGCCGCCGAGGGCTGTCCGCGGCACTGGTTCCCGTACGCCTATCTGCGCACCACCGCCGACGGCGACGGCGCCCCGGTCAAGCCGTTCCCCGCGCCGCTCGGCGTGCTGGCCCGGCGTGCCGTGGCCGCGGCCTACGGCCCCCGGGTGGCCCAGATCCCCGGCGCGCTCGACTACGCGCCGGACGTCGCCCTGGTCAACCACTACGGTGAGGGCGCCCGCATGGGCCTGCACCAGGACCTCGAGGAACGCACCGACGCCCCCGTGGTCTCGCTCTCGCTCGGGGACAGCTGCGTCTTCCGCCTCGGAAACAGCAGCACCAGGAACCGGCCCTGGACCGACGTGGAACTGCGCAGCGGTGACCTGCTCGTCTTCGGCGGCCCCGCCCGCTACGCCTACCACGGTGTGCTGCGCACTCTTCCGGGCACCGCCGACCCGGTTCTCGGCCTGTCCGGCAGGCTGAACATCACCGTGCGATGCACCGGGTTGGCGGATTGA